The Vicia villosa cultivar HV-30 ecotype Madison, WI linkage group LG1, Vvil1.0, whole genome shotgun sequence genome includes a region encoding these proteins:
- the LOC131650615 gene encoding uncharacterized protein LOC131650615, whose product MEEKLGVIPPATPANPKKTETVLEAENRKLWVDVLNDNRNPAQGRSMKYVAPKMVEGMVEVEIAEEDITSEVNFWASSLILYIIGGDLSMNALKNYMTKTWNFVQLPDMYYNDEGYFILRFRSFSDRDDVLMKGPYTYRNMPVLIREWMLEFRLKDDFLRTLPIWIKLPQLPLCLWGEMSLNKIGSALGIPLVTDECTANKLRVSYARILVEMDITKDLPTELTIRDKDGTKFLQPVEYEWKPMYCKRCQKPGHNCEQPKPKIKQWKPKEKPVETAIVIPTESLKDLTVLKKPSTEDIPGDTDWSAVKKGGRDRGKQPILETPAENLTCVNGFDALQVLNDLQVLRDSGQY is encoded by the coding sequence ATGGAGGAAAAATTGGGTGTGATTCCGCCTGCTACACCTGCGAACCCTAAGAAGACGGAGACGGTTCTAGAGGCTGAGAATAGAAAGCTCTGGGTTGATGTTCTGAATGACAATCGAAACCCTGCCCAAGGTAGATCCATGAAATATGTTGCTCCTAAGATGGTTGAAGGCATGGTTGAAGTGGAAATAGCTGAGGAAGATATCACATCAGAGGTTAATTTCTGGGCTTCATCTCTCATTCTTTATATCATTGGTGGGGATTTAAGTATGAATGCTCTAAAAAATTATATGACCAAAACCTGGAATTTTGTACAACTGCCTGACATGTATTATAATGATGAAGGTTACTTCATTCTCAGATTTAGATCCTTTAGTGATAGGGATGATGTCTTAATGAAAGGACCTTACACCTATAGGAATATGCCTGTGTTGATTAGAGAATGGATGCTTGAATTTAGATTGAAGGATGATTTCTTGCGTACCCTTCCCATATGGATTAAGCTGCCTCAACTACCCTTATGCCTTTGGGGAGAAATGAGCCTGAACAAAATAGGCAGTGCCCTAGGAATTCCCTTGGTAACTGATGAATGTACTGCCAACAAACTTAGGGTTTCTTATGCTCGAATTCTTGTGGAAATGGATATCACAAAAGATCTACCAACTGAACTCACAATCAGGGATAAAGATGGCACTAAATTTCTGCAACCTGTTGAATACGAATGGAAGCCCATGTATTGCAAAAGATGTCAGAAGCCTGGTCATAATTGTGAGCAACCTAAGCCTAAAATTAAGCAATGGAAGCCAAAAGAAAAACCTGTTGAAACAGCCATTGTAATCCCTACTGAATCACTCAAGGATCTGACTGTTCTGAAAAAACCTTCTACTGAGGACATTCCTGGTGACACAGATTGGAGTGCAGTTAAAAAGGGTGGTAGAGATAGAGGTAAACAACCAATACTTGAGACTCCAGCTGAGAATTTAACATGTGTGAATGGGTTTGATGCCTTGCAAGTTTTGAATGACTTGCAAGTGCTGAGGGACTCAGGTCAATATTAG